In Prosthecobacter vanneervenii, one DNA window encodes the following:
- a CDS encoding plastocyanin/azurin family copper-binding protein has product MSAHSASEKSSIWSLLNVIIGSVIGGVVLLWVLAFVVQGLGSLRPKPKAETAAAAPAAAAPAAAAPAAAAPAAAPAAAAVLEITIKPDPANPLAYDTKTIAAKAGQKIKLTFNNTHPTLPQPHNIVIGKAGTKDKMMGIATSAMTLVDKGYIPDSPEILAHTSLLQPGKSETIEFTVPAAGEYPFFCTFPGHVALMNGVLTAQ; this is encoded by the coding sequence ATGTCCGCCCACTCCGCCTCGGAAAAGTCCTCCATCTGGTCCCTGCTCAATGTCATCATCGGCTCCGTCATCGGCGGCGTCGTGCTTCTGTGGGTGCTGGCTTTCGTCGTGCAGGGTCTGGGCTCCCTGCGTCCCAAGCCCAAGGCTGAAACCGCCGCCGCAGCCCCTGCTGCAGCTGCCCCTGCCGCCGCCGCTCCGGCTGCTGCCGCACCCGCTGCTGCTCCTGCCGCCGCCGCTGTGCTGGAAATCACCATCAAGCCCGACCCCGCCAACCCCCTGGCCTACGACACCAAGACCATCGCCGCCAAGGCCGGACAGAAGATCAAACTGACCTTCAACAACACCCACCCCACCCTGCCCCAGCCGCACAACATCGTCATCGGCAAGGCTGGCACCAAGGACAAGATGATGGGCATCGCCACCAGCGCCATGACCCTGGTGGACAAAGGCTACATCCCTGACTCCCCCGAGATCCTGGCCCACACCAGCCTGCTCCAGCCCGGCAAGTCCGAGACCATCGAATTCACCGTGCCTGCCGCTGGCGAATACCCCTTCTTCTGCACCTTCCCCGGCCACGTGGCGCTGATGAACGGCGTGCTCACCGCGCAGTAA
- a CDS encoding OsmC family protein, with translation MAVSISVNYEGSLRCRATHGPSQNQVITDAPVDNHGKGESFSPTDLVATALATCMATVIGIKAQQKGYDIAGMKVSVEKHMSEDSPRRIVRLPITIEIPLPEDHPDRKLLEATALGCPVHHSVHPDIDKPVTFVWSGK, from the coding sequence ATGGCCGTCTCCATCAGCGTCAACTACGAAGGCAGCCTGCGCTGCCGTGCCACCCACGGCCCTTCGCAGAACCAGGTCATCACCGACGCCCCGGTGGACAATCATGGGAAGGGAGAGTCCTTCAGCCCCACCGACCTCGTGGCCACGGCGCTGGCCACCTGCATGGCCACCGTGATCGGCATCAAGGCCCAGCAAAAGGGCTACGACATCGCCGGCATGAAGGTCAGCGTGGAAAAGCACATGAGCGAGGACAGCCCCCGCCGCATCGTGCGCCTGCCCATCACCATCGAGATCCCGCTGCCGGAAGACCACCCGGACCGCAAGCTCCTCGAAGCCACCGCCCTCGGCTGCCCCGTGCACCACAGCGTGCACCCGGACATCGACAAGCCGGTGACGTTTGTGTGGAGCGGGAAGTAA
- a CDS encoding AAA family ATPase, translated as MKDITDLIAQRAEMLYGPSIPHHGTSTHATAFHAEASPPGTPPPPPDFASCLLSAPELAAMQMVPRTPLLGEWMREGDLGYLFAPRGGGKTWLAMLIGKALAEGVSLGQWAAGQGPRSVYYFDAEMNQQDVQTRAEKIGISHPSFYWLSNEYLYMTLTHSANIADPRHQEGLSNMLPDGSVFIIDNLSTGQSGMRENENDDFDVIKDWLLSLRRRAITVIIVHHAGRNGEMRGGSRREDPAHWILSLKDATEDGSSAKGFVTRFSKCRNCRERDAPPLRWSLKETNGRFMVYCDPFGNTDAMLTYIQDGITSANELAEVFGVQASAISKWAKKLMNAGLIRKRGREYQLIEE; from the coding sequence ATGAAAGACATCACCGACCTCATCGCCCAGAGAGCCGAGATGCTCTACGGACCCTCAATACCACATCATGGCACATCCACACATGCCACAGCATTCCATGCGGAGGCCAGCCCGCCCGGGACGCCGCCACCGCCGCCGGACTTTGCCAGCTGCCTGCTCAGCGCCCCGGAGCTGGCCGCCATGCAGATGGTGCCGCGCACGCCCCTGCTGGGGGAGTGGATGCGGGAGGGGGATCTGGGCTACCTCTTTGCCCCGCGTGGCGGTGGCAAGACCTGGCTGGCCATGCTCATCGGCAAGGCCCTGGCGGAGGGCGTCAGCCTCGGCCAGTGGGCCGCCGGGCAGGGGCCGCGCTCCGTGTACTACTTTGATGCCGAGATGAACCAGCAGGACGTGCAGACCCGCGCGGAGAAGATCGGCATCAGCCACCCCAGCTTTTACTGGCTGAGCAACGAGTACCTCTACATGACGCTGACGCACAGCGCCAACATCGCCGACCCACGGCATCAGGAAGGCCTCTCCAACATGCTGCCAGACGGCTCCGTCTTCATCATCGACAACCTCTCCACCGGCCAGAGCGGCATGCGCGAGAATGAGAACGACGACTTTGACGTCATCAAAGACTGGCTGCTGAGCCTGCGCCGCCGTGCCATCACCGTCATCATCGTGCATCACGCCGGGCGCAATGGCGAGATGCGCGGCGGCTCCCGCCGTGAGGACCCCGCCCACTGGATCCTCAGCCTGAAGGACGCCACGGAAGACGGCTCCAGCGCCAAGGGGTTTGTGACGCGCTTCAGCAAATGCCGCAACTGCCGGGAGCGCGACGCCCCGCCCCTGCGCTGGTCTCTCAAGGAGACAAACGGCCGCTTCATGGTGTACTGCGATCCCTTTGGCAACACCGACGCCATGCTGACCTACATCCAGGACGGGATCACCTCCGCCAACGAGCTGGCCGAGGTGTTCGGCGTGCAGGCCAGCGCCATCAGCAAATGGGCCAAGAAACTCATGAACGCCGGGCTCATCCGCAAGAGGGGGCGGGAGTACCAGCTGATCGAGGAGTAG
- a CDS encoding DUF4412 domain-containing protein gives MKTYALSCLSLLLTATFASADWVMVQKVDTAGQPSEVTTKIKGEKARVDMGDKMSVIVEAEGIITIMHPQKMLMKMDPATIKAATEMAGKMTGGPAAKPVATGQKEKVGEWDCEIYSWEGTMAKGRFWVAKDFPNYKELSAASDKLGKVVGGAMASLSPQASDFDGMVVKSEMSMMGKNVVSVLVSAKEQAVDDSAFVPPAGYSEMKMPAMPGMAPQK, from the coding sequence ATGAAAACCTACGCCCTTTCCTGCCTCTCGCTGCTGCTGACTGCCACCTTTGCCAGCGCCGACTGGGTGATGGTGCAGAAAGTCGATACCGCCGGCCAGCCCAGCGAGGTGACGACCAAGATCAAAGGCGAGAAGGCCCGCGTGGACATGGGGGACAAGATGAGCGTCATCGTGGAGGCCGAGGGCATCATCACCATCATGCACCCGCAGAAGATGCTCATGAAGATGGACCCGGCCACGATCAAGGCCGCCACGGAGATGGCAGGCAAGATGACCGGAGGCCCCGCCGCCAAGCCGGTGGCCACCGGGCAGAAGGAAAAGGTGGGGGAGTGGGACTGCGAGATCTACAGCTGGGAGGGCACGATGGCCAAAGGCCGCTTCTGGGTGGCCAAGGATTTTCCGAACTACAAGGAGCTCAGCGCCGCCAGCGACAAGCTCGGCAAGGTGGTGGGCGGTGCCATGGCCAGCCTCTCCCCGCAGGCTTCAGATTTTGACGGCATGGTGGTGAAGTCCGAGATGTCCATGATGGGCAAGAACGTGGTGTCCGTGCTGGTCTCCGCCAAGGAGCAGGCCGTGGACGACAGCGCCTTTGTGCCGCCCGCCGGCTACAGCGAAATGAAGATGCCCGCCATGCCCGGCATGGCACCGCAGAAGTAA
- a CDS encoding ABC transporter permease, which yields MSRPTATTLRHRLAGSGMLAALLALCAFFSVATWTQQYPQDAEAAREIAARIGAQDRVLVVVRPSEKDAAFAHALASALGPRAEIVKGEPKDARAALQRAAAAGGLDVIACNKATAAWLVFSDISHDFPALKGTRVLQPRPHGWPNFLKADNLLNIANQIAVIAILAIGMTLVIITGGIDLSVGSLIALSAVVTTLIVRDYGGGLQAGAAGMLAAGLCGIALSGGCGLVSGALVTRLRMPPFIVTLAMMLVCSGLAYRLAENQSIYQVPDSFVWLGRGADLLGLPNAVLLMLLLYAAAHVVMTQTAFGRNLYAVGGNVEAAHLSGVPVSRVILRAYVLCGLLAGLGGVVTASLLKSGSPTYGQMYELYVIAAVVVGGTSLSGGKGTMPGTLIGAFIIAVIQNGMNLTNVEGNTQKIVLGLVILGAVLVDRMKK from the coding sequence ATGAGCCGCCCCACCGCCACCACTCTCCGCCATCGACTCGCCGGGTCCGGCATGCTCGCAGCCCTGCTGGCGCTATGCGCCTTTTTCAGCGTCGCCACCTGGACGCAGCAGTACCCGCAGGATGCGGAGGCGGCACGGGAGATCGCCGCCCGCATCGGCGCGCAGGACCGGGTGCTGGTGGTCGTGCGGCCTTCAGAAAAAGACGCTGCCTTTGCCCACGCGCTCGCCTCCGCCCTCGGTCCGCGTGCCGAGATCGTGAAGGGAGAGCCCAAAGACGCCCGCGCCGCGCTGCAGCGTGCCGCAGCCGCAGGCGGGCTGGACGTGATCGCCTGCAACAAAGCCACCGCCGCCTGGCTGGTATTTAGTGATATTTCCCATGATTTCCCAGCACTCAAAGGCACCCGCGTGCTGCAGCCCCGCCCGCATGGCTGGCCAAACTTTCTCAAGGCGGACAACCTGCTCAACATCGCCAACCAGATTGCCGTCATCGCCATTCTCGCCATCGGCATGACGCTCGTGATCATCACCGGCGGCATCGACCTCAGCGTGGGCAGCCTCATCGCCCTCTCCGCCGTGGTCACCACCCTGATCGTGCGCGACTACGGCGGCGGCCTGCAGGCCGGAGCAGCGGGCATGCTGGCGGCGGGGCTGTGCGGCATCGCCCTCAGCGGCGGCTGCGGGCTGGTCTCAGGCGCGCTCGTCACGCGGCTGCGCATGCCGCCCTTCATCGTCACCCTGGCCATGATGCTGGTGTGCAGCGGGCTGGCCTACCGGCTGGCGGAAAATCAGTCCATCTACCAGGTGCCGGATTCCTTTGTATGGCTGGGGCGGGGTGCCGACCTGCTGGGCCTGCCGAATGCCGTGCTGCTCATGCTGCTGCTCTACGCCGCCGCGCATGTGGTCATGACACAGACCGCCTTTGGCAGAAACCTCTACGCCGTGGGCGGGAATGTAGAGGCCGCGCACCTCTCCGGCGTGCCCGTCAGCCGCGTCATCCTGCGCGCCTACGTACTTTGCGGGCTGCTGGCCGGGCTGGGAGGCGTCGTGACCGCCTCCCTGCTCAAGAGCGGCTCCCCCACGTACGGGCAGATGTACGAGCTCTACGTCATCGCCGCGGTGGTGGTGGGCGGCACCAGCCTCAGCGGCGGGAAAGGCACCATGCCCGGCACGCTCATCGGTGCCTTCATCATCGCCGTCATCCAGAACGGCATGAACCTCACCAACGTGGAGGGCAACACCCAGAAGATCGTCCTCGGCCTCGTCATTCTGGGTGCGGTGCTGGTGGACCGGATGAAAAAGTGA